In the genome of Halapricum salinum, one region contains:
- a CDS encoding TetR/AcrR family transcriptional regulator produces MSDSDGEGDTKVAMMEATYRALCQHGYSDTSISKIAAEFEKSKSLLYYHYDDKEELLEDFLHYILDQLETDLESIEAETAHEELLSIVDRLLPEDIDGEQMRFRRAVLELRAQAPYHDAYREQFARSDELILSTLVDVIERGIENGEFRSVNSREKAEFVYSLTYGAMERGIPLDDPGVVNSTREIVVSHLESQLVKFA; encoded by the coding sequence ATGAGCGATTCAGACGGGGAAGGCGACACGAAAGTCGCGATGATGGAGGCGACCTATCGAGCGTTGTGTCAACACGGGTATTCCGATACGAGTATCTCGAAGATCGCCGCTGAATTCGAGAAGAGCAAATCGCTCCTCTATTATCACTACGATGACAAAGAAGAGCTACTCGAAGACTTTCTCCACTACATTCTTGATCAACTAGAAACTGATCTCGAGTCGATCGAGGCGGAGACCGCTCACGAGGAACTCCTCTCGATCGTTGATCGGTTGCTTCCTGAAGACATCGACGGCGAACAGATGCGATTCCGGCGAGCGGTGCTGGAGTTGCGGGCGCAGGCACCGTACCACGACGCGTACCGCGAGCAGTTCGCTCGTTCCGACGAACTGATCCTCTCGACGTTGGTCGATGTTATCGAGCGCGGTATCGAAAACGGTGAATTCAGATCCGTCAATTCGAGAGAGAAAGCAGAATTCGTCTACTCCCTCACTTACGGGGCGATGGAGCGAGGGATTCCACTCGACGATCCAGGGGTCGTCAACTCCACACGTGAGATTGTCGTGTCCCACCTCGAATCGCAACTGGTGAAATTTGCATAG
- a CDS encoding TrmB family transcriptional regulator, producing MSEEIPTDAFEYLGLTTYETRVFVALQRLQTGTASEIAAVSDVPRSQVYETAASLAEQGLVEEQQSEPRRYHSVDLSEARARFQARYEDAEAKAFEFLEAVRSTRVDDAESSADVWTIRGRENVEHRIQALIDEADDSVVYGVRAPDRLTESTAVALEEKATEGPTVTGLSANPTVVDQFDALTNVRTFLVDSDETTERYSGRVLIVDQEAVLLSILGYDDAECSTSSEAAIWSRESGFATVLIQLLDSWFDETVSL from the coding sequence ATGAGCGAGGAGATCCCGACCGACGCGTTCGAGTATCTCGGGTTGACCACCTACGAGACGCGCGTCTTCGTCGCGTTGCAGCGACTCCAGACCGGGACAGCGAGTGAGATCGCAGCGGTTTCGGATGTCCCTCGCTCGCAAGTCTACGAGACCGCTGCCAGCCTCGCCGAGCAGGGCCTCGTCGAAGAGCAACAGTCCGAGCCACGCCGATACCATTCCGTCGATCTCTCGGAAGCACGCGCCCGGTTTCAGGCACGATACGAGGATGCGGAAGCGAAAGCCTTCGAATTTCTCGAAGCCGTCCGGTCGACTCGCGTCGACGACGCCGAATCCTCGGCTGACGTCTGGACGATTCGCGGGCGTGAGAACGTCGAGCACCGGATCCAGGCACTGATCGACGAGGCAGACGATTCGGTCGTCTACGGCGTCCGAGCGCCCGACCGACTTACCGAGTCCACTGCCGTGGCCCTCGAAGAGAAGGCGACAGAAGGGCCGACTGTCACTGGACTGAGCGCGAATCCGACAGTCGTAGACCAGTTCGACGCACTGACGAACGTCCGCACGTTCCTCGTCGATAGCGACGAGACGACCGAGAGATACAGTGGCCGGGTCCTGATCGTCGATCAAGAAGCCGTGCTGCTCAGCATTCTCGGGTACGACGATGCGGAGTGTTCTACTAGCTCTGAAGCGGCCATCTGGAGCCGCGAATCCGGGTTTGCAACGGTGTTGATACAGTTGCTCGACAGCTGGTTCGACGAGACTGTCTCCCTCTGA
- a CDS encoding MMPL family transporter, which translates to MGLIEDAFEQVTKHSKIAIAVMLVLTLAVGAGATQVSQSSSLDQFQSETTESEKLSYIEGNFSTGQENTTTVQVIVRDENVLDKESLTEMLEMQAELRANESVNGTLAGQNAIVGIPNIVATAGIQGEIARELEPTAAEFERLNATVTSERSAIQQQTARLEQRAATLNETADRLERALQTIQQQSSVDARTQFEQVSANTSVELDAEDFATFNQSVQRLRAATNQSQVEAAFRLGTRGVLQSEYQQLQRDRATLEDRGNELESKANRLQSLGAELQRLQSRLENASSASLAAQREQLDSMNESQIDATITQVLSQNGGGGQAFAFMPTDYDPGSTDASATMWIVTQTTEGELATGAASDRLVNSQLAMETVVSAAAEENDDALVFGTGKISDEINRSMADSLAIVGPLALLFVVLALVVAYRDLLDILLGIVGIGAVLVMTFGFMGWAEIPFNQMFVAVPVLLIGLSIDYAIHTFMRHREERHNEYTASDVRGAMRVGLAGVGVALIWVTATTAIGFLSNLTSPVPPIQDFGIVSAVGILAALAVFGVLIPALKVEIDEFLEGRGIDRKKTAFGTGGGRFSSLLSAGSTAARKAPYVVILGAVLISAVGAVGGSQVDTSFNQEDFLAEDPPDWTKNLPEPFKPGDYSAKENLEYVNENFLRQDSQAQVLIEGPVATTEGMTELQAARTAAGNDSVAPNVQVLSDGNPDIRSPLSVMESVAAENESFNATFQQADTNGDGVPDQNVEAVYDSLFATAPGEAAGVIHRTESGSYEAVRMVISVEGGASGSAVTSQMRDIAGTVDGETFTATATGQTILFKIIQDQLLDTVIESLLITLVAVFAFLMFTYRITEGSASLGAFTLMPVVLSVTWILGTMFLLGIPFNILTGMITSLTVGLGVAYSIHLSERYNQELERADTMWEAMETAVTGTGGALLGSAATTVGGFGVLAFAILPPLQQFGIITGMTIIYAFLASVLVLPSLLVVWTRFFGPDHASVEDTPAATAAAAED; encoded by the coding sequence GTGGGACTGATAGAAGACGCCTTCGAGCAGGTGACGAAACACAGCAAGATCGCCATCGCCGTGATGCTGGTACTGACGCTGGCAGTCGGTGCCGGGGCGACGCAGGTGTCACAGTCGTCTTCGCTCGATCAGTTCCAGAGCGAGACGACCGAGTCAGAGAAGCTCAGCTACATCGAGGGCAACTTCTCGACCGGACAGGAGAACACGACGACGGTCCAGGTGATCGTCAGAGACGAGAACGTCCTCGACAAGGAGTCGTTGACGGAGATGCTGGAGATGCAGGCGGAGCTCCGTGCGAACGAGTCGGTAAACGGGACACTCGCCGGACAGAACGCCATCGTCGGCATCCCGAACATCGTCGCGACTGCGGGGATCCAGGGTGAGATCGCCCGCGAACTGGAGCCGACTGCGGCCGAGTTCGAGCGATTGAACGCCACCGTCACAAGTGAGCGTTCGGCCATCCAACAGCAGACGGCCAGGCTCGAGCAGCGTGCAGCGACGCTGAACGAGACTGCCGACCGACTCGAACGTGCCTTGCAGACGATACAACAGCAATCTAGCGTGGACGCCCGCACGCAGTTCGAGCAGGTCTCGGCGAACACGAGTGTCGAACTGGACGCCGAGGACTTTGCGACGTTCAATCAGTCGGTCCAGCGGCTCCGGGCCGCGACGAACCAGTCCCAGGTCGAGGCGGCTTTCAGACTCGGGACGCGCGGTGTCCTCCAGAGTGAGTATCAGCAGCTCCAGCGTGATCGAGCAACACTCGAAGACCGTGGCAATGAACTGGAGTCGAAGGCCAACCGTCTCCAGTCGCTCGGTGCGGAGCTCCAGCGGTTGCAATCGCGCCTGGAAAACGCAAGCTCGGCCTCGCTAGCTGCCCAGCGTGAGCAGTTGGACTCGATGAACGAGTCTCAGATCGACGCCACCATCACGCAGGTTCTGAGCCAGAACGGTGGCGGCGGCCAGGCGTTCGCGTTCATGCCGACCGATTACGACCCGGGCAGCACCGACGCCAGCGCCACGATGTGGATCGTCACCCAGACGACCGAGGGTGAGCTGGCGACGGGTGCTGCCAGCGATCGCTTGGTGAATTCTCAGCTCGCCATGGAGACGGTGGTCTCGGCGGCGGCTGAGGAGAACGACGATGCCCTGGTCTTCGGGACTGGCAAGATCTCCGACGAGATCAACCGTTCGATGGCCGACTCACTGGCGATCGTCGGACCGCTCGCGTTGCTGTTCGTCGTCCTCGCGCTCGTGGTCGCCTACCGAGATCTGCTGGATATCTTGCTGGGAATCGTCGGAATCGGTGCGGTCCTCGTCATGACGTTCGGGTTCATGGGCTGGGCCGAGATTCCGTTCAACCAGATGTTCGTCGCCGTGCCCGTCCTGTTGATCGGGCTCAGTATCGACTACGCGATCCACACCTTCATGCGCCACCGCGAGGAGCGACACAACGAGTACACCGCCAGTGACGTCCGCGGTGCCATGCGCGTAGGACTAGCTGGCGTCGGCGTCGCCCTGATCTGGGTGACAGCGACGACCGCCATCGGCTTCCTCTCGAACCTGACGAGCCCAGTCCCGCCGATCCAGGACTTCGGGATCGTCAGTGCCGTCGGTATCCTCGCGGCCCTGGCCGTGTTCGGCGTCCTGATTCCGGCACTGAAAGTCGAGATCGACGAGTTCCTCGAAGGTCGAGGGATCGACCGCAAGAAGACCGCCTTCGGGACCGGGGGCGGCCGCTTCAGCTCGTTGCTGAGCGCGGGTTCGACCGCTGCTCGGAAAGCGCCGTACGTCGTCATCCTCGGGGCAGTCTTGATCAGCGCGGTCGGTGCCGTCGGCGGTTCGCAGGTCGATACCAGCTTCAATCAGGAGGACTTCCTCGCCGAAGACCCGCCGGACTGGACGAAGAATCTACCCGAGCCGTTCAAGCCCGGGGACTACTCCGCGAAGGAAAACCTCGAGTACGTCAACGAGAACTTCCTGCGCCAGGACTCCCAGGCACAGGTCCTGATCGAAGGGCCAGTCGCCACTACCGAGGGGATGACCGAGTTACAGGCGGCCCGGACAGCCGCCGGGAACGATTCGGTCGCACCGAACGTGCAGGTCCTCTCTGACGGCAACCCCGACATCCGGAGCCCGCTGTCGGTCATGGAGTCAGTCGCAGCCGAAAACGAGTCGTTCAACGCCACCTTCCAACAGGCGGATACGAACGGCGACGGCGTACCTGACCAGAACGTCGAAGCGGTCTACGACTCGCTGTTCGCCACCGCTCCTGGTGAGGCAGCCGGCGTGATCCACCGCACTGAGAGTGGTTCCTACGAGGCCGTCCGGATGGTCATCTCCGTCGAGGGTGGCGCCTCTGGCAGTGCGGTGACGTCCCAGATGCGGGACATCGCGGGGACGGTCGACGGTGAGACGTTCACCGCGACAGCCACCGGGCAGACGATTCTGTTCAAGATCATCCAGGACCAGTTGCTCGACACGGTGATCGAGAGTCTGCTCATCACGCTCGTCGCCGTGTTCGCCTTCCTGATGTTTACCTACCGCATCACCGAGGGGAGCGCGTCACTGGGGGCGTTCACGCTCATGCCGGTCGTGTTGAGCGTGACCTGGATCCTGGGGACGATGTTCTTGCTGGGGATTCCGTTCAACATCCTCACGGGGATGATCACGAGTCTCACTGTGGGACTCGGCGTCGCCTACAGTATCCACCTCTCCGAGCGGTACAATCAGGAACTCGAACGGGCCGACACTATGTGGGAGGCCATGGAGACGGCGGTCACCGGGACCGGTGGCGCACTGCTGGGCAGTGCCGCGACGACCGTCGGCGGCTTCGGCGTGCTTGCATTCGCGATCTTGCCGCCGCTCCAGCAGTTCGGCATCATCACCGGCATGACGATCATCTACGCGTTCCTCGCGAGCGTACTCGTTCTGCCGAGTCTGCTCGTCGTCTGGACGCGGTTCTTCGGACCCGATCACGCTAGTGTCGAGGATACCCCAGCCGCGACTGCCGCCGCGGCGGAGGATTGA
- a CDS encoding sensor domain-containing protein, whose protein sequence is MTEQNAAGATTRSTLVDVFGVVTDAQTYRNLLYLVVAFPLGLFYYTVLVLGFTLGLGLSILLVGLGILLATVVGLRYVAAFERRLANRLLGTAIADPDDLEREGEGIVAAVKAYLGASSTWRGLGFVLVKFWLGILAFVLLVSVLGTGIELAVLPLSPEGVFNVQVAGWRVADSVGTPIQRAVAVPVGLVLVLVALHVQNAVARVNASIASSLLGPDTDEQGETE, encoded by the coding sequence ATGACGGAACAGAATGCTGCTGGCGCGACCACCCGCTCCACTCTCGTGGATGTCTTCGGCGTGGTCACGGACGCACAGACGTATCGGAACCTGCTGTATCTCGTGGTTGCGTTCCCGCTCGGGCTGTTCTACTACACGGTTCTGGTACTGGGATTCACCCTGGGACTCGGGCTGTCGATACTGCTCGTCGGACTGGGAATCCTGCTGGCGACTGTGGTCGGACTGCGATACGTCGCCGCCTTCGAGCGTCGACTCGCCAACAGGCTGCTCGGGACGGCGATCGCCGATCCGGACGATCTCGAACGGGAGGGCGAGGGGATCGTCGCAGCCGTGAAAGCGTATCTCGGGGCGTCATCAACGTGGCGGGGACTGGGGTTCGTACTGGTGAAGTTCTGGCTCGGTATCCTCGCGTTCGTCCTCCTCGTGTCCGTTCTCGGGACGGGGATCGAACTCGCCGTGCTACCGCTGTCTCCCGAGGGCGTGTTCAACGTTCAGGTGGCGGGGTGGCGAGTCGCCGACAGCGTCGGGACGCCGATCCAGCGCGCGGTTGCCGTGCCCGTGGGACTCGTGCTCGTGCTCGTGGCCTTGCACGTCCAGAACGCCGTCGCGCGCGTGAACGCTTCGATCGCGTCGTCTCTGCTTGGGCCCGACACGGACGAACAGGGTGAGACAGAATGA
- a CDS encoding MATE family efflux transporter: MSETDRSVDVTDGDLLKPLVVLSLPIVLSQLLQVGYNLADTFWVGRLGQEAVSALSYSWPLVFLMISVAGGFTVAGTVLVAQNKGAGKEDRVDYAAGQTIAFVGLVAAVFSVLGYALTPWLVNLIGATPGTAEYRLSVAYTQTIFVGVVFMFGFFVFQALLRGWGDTRTPLYLMALGVALNVVLDPFLILGFQENVLLSGLGLDGLQAWLYAVTGFEGYGVQGAAIATVLSRGLGAVLGLVWLFSGRIGIHISLSDLRPDPTMVRRIVSIGAPSSIEQSTRALGIVVLTALVAFAGDDAVAALGIGNRINSLVFLPAMGLARGTETVVGQNLGSDQSGRAKRAVGYSAGIVATVLAVIGVVAYAFAEPITAVFIPGAEDVISIGADYLRIIGPTFLFIGVFQVVQGAFRGSGSTRVAMVFAILSLWVFRLPPAYVFMEWVGLGATGVWFAIALSNVLSMVAATLWFLRGTWTESVIEDRPTPMVEDDA, translated from the coding sequence GTGAGTGAGACTGATCGGTCGGTCGACGTGACCGATGGCGACCTCCTGAAACCACTGGTCGTCCTCTCGCTGCCGATCGTGCTCTCACAGTTGTTGCAGGTCGGCTACAACCTCGCGGATACGTTCTGGGTGGGCCGACTCGGACAGGAGGCGGTCTCGGCGTTGTCGTACTCCTGGCCGCTGGTCTTCCTGATGATCTCGGTCGCAGGTGGATTCACAGTCGCCGGGACTGTCCTCGTAGCACAGAACAAGGGCGCGGGCAAAGAGGACCGTGTCGACTACGCCGCGGGCCAGACTATCGCCTTCGTCGGCCTCGTAGCCGCTGTCTTCTCTGTGCTGGGATACGCCTTGACTCCTTGGCTGGTCAATCTCATCGGTGCGACGCCCGGTACCGCAGAGTACCGACTCTCTGTCGCATATACCCAAACGATCTTTGTCGGGGTCGTCTTCATGTTCGGGTTTTTCGTCTTCCAGGCGCTGCTCCGCGGTTGGGGTGATACGCGAACGCCGCTGTACCTGATGGCACTCGGTGTCGCACTGAACGTCGTCCTCGACCCGTTCTTGATCCTCGGATTCCAGGAGAACGTGCTATTGAGCGGACTGGGTCTCGACGGCCTCCAGGCGTGGTTATATGCGGTTACCGGATTCGAGGGCTACGGTGTCCAGGGAGCCGCGATTGCGACAGTCCTCTCACGGGGGCTGGGTGCAGTGCTAGGTCTGGTATGGCTGTTCTCCGGGCGGATTGGGATCCACATCTCGCTGTCTGACCTACGGCCCGATCCCACGATGGTTCGTCGGATCGTCTCAATTGGGGCCCCATCGTCGATCGAACAGTCCACACGAGCACTGGGTATCGTCGTCCTCACCGCACTTGTCGCGTTCGCCGGGGACGACGCCGTCGCGGCACTCGGTATCGGCAACCGGATCAACTCCTTGGTGTTCCTCCCGGCAATGGGGCTAGCCCGGGGTACCGAGACTGTCGTCGGGCAGAACCTCGGCTCCGACCAATCGGGACGGGCCAAGCGTGCTGTCGGCTACAGTGCGGGTATCGTCGCCACCGTTCTCGCGGTCATTGGCGTCGTCGCCTACGCCTTCGCTGAACCCATCACAGCCGTGTTTATACCGGGTGCAGAAGACGTTATCTCGATCGGCGCCGACTACCTCCGGATCATCGGTCCGACGTTCCTGTTCATCGGCGTCTTCCAAGTCGTCCAGGGGGCCTTCCGCGGCAGCGGATCTACGAGGGTCGCGATGGTCTTCGCAATCCTCTCGCTGTGGGTGTTCCGTCTTCCGCCCGCCTACGTATTCATGGAGTGGGTCGGACTCGGCGCGACCGGCGTCTGGTTCGCTATCGCGCTCTCGAACGTGCTCTCGATGGTCGCGGCGACGCTCTGGTTCCTTCGTGGAACCTGGACTGAGTCCGTGATCGAGGACCGCCCTACGCCAATGGTCGAGGACGACGCCTGA
- a CDS encoding LURP-one-related/scramblase family protein yields the protein MSTAELDTIEGIELTDDHYTVVQSLIRNKYRAEDSAGNVVLRGKQKMLKMKEEFPFVDSDGEEVFTVKAGGIVDVAGDYVLSDAQTGEEIVILDNDYSILQDTWKLRHPRTEAKIAEINSRGAATTLARNLIPIVGGLIPHKYEITDLDGDHVGNISGQLSLKDRYDIAVDDTSDVPKEPIVAAAMVIDAIQGN from the coding sequence ATGTCGACAGCAGAACTCGACACGATCGAAGGTATCGAACTCACGGACGACCACTACACCGTGGTCCAGTCGCTGATCCGCAACAAGTACCGCGCCGAGGATTCGGCGGGCAACGTCGTCCTGCGCGGCAAGCAGAAGATGCTCAAGATGAAAGAGGAGTTTCCGTTCGTCGACAGCGATGGCGAGGAAGTCTTCACCGTCAAAGCGGGCGGGATCGTCGACGTCGCCGGTGACTACGTCCTCAGCGACGCCCAGACCGGCGAGGAGATCGTCATCCTCGACAACGACTACTCGATCCTCCAGGACACCTGGAAGCTCCGCCACCCCCGGACGGAAGCGAAGATCGCCGAGATCAACTCCCGCGGTGCAGCCACGACCCTCGCGCGAAACCTCATTCCGATCGTCGGCGGTCTGATCCCCCACAAGTACGAGATCACCGATCTCGACGGCGACCACGTCGGGAACATCTCGGGCCAGCTCTCGCTGAAAGACCGCTACGACATCGCCGTCGACGACACCAGCGACGTCCCGAAAGAGCCGATCGTCGCCGCCGCGATGGTCATCGACGCCATCCAGGGGAACTGA
- a CDS encoding Fic family protein, which translates to MRDGEIEESAPGELVSYGRESYYRPDPLPPSGDIELETDLSHLLADATFWLGKLSGISLELDFPPVLYTSLLRKEAMESAQIEGADVDYNALYSLETRRLGASDDGQPGSETGVSGTKDTQEVLNYERAIEDGIATLDSGGELSVSLLHTLHEALLTNVPDERVETETIGAYKTVPNHLGDFLPPVPGEVDGLMDALMTYYRTGGRYHALVDIALFHYQFETIHPYGDGNGRLGRLLLTLQLYDNDFLERPNLYLSEYFNRNKATYVDRLEAVRARGDWNAWVSFFLTGVAQQARESVDRTLALDSLRRRYEEEYGGVQYAKNRLACTLFEQPYVTTRSVADRLDVERSTAYRAIDALVEADVLEEVTGNDRNKEYRATEIFEILEQPPQTYGTWPRA; encoded by the coding sequence ATGAGGGACGGTGAGATCGAAGAGAGCGCGCCTGGTGAACTCGTCTCCTACGGGCGGGAGTCGTATTATCGACCGGATCCACTCCCGCCGTCGGGTGATATCGAGCTGGAGACAGACCTGTCTCATCTACTGGCAGACGCCACGTTCTGGCTCGGGAAACTCAGCGGGATCAGTCTCGAACTCGACTTCCCACCGGTTCTGTACACGTCACTCCTCCGAAAAGAGGCGATGGAATCGGCCCAGATCGAGGGCGCGGACGTCGATTACAATGCCCTCTATAGCCTCGAAACACGCAGACTCGGTGCAAGTGACGATGGCCAACCTGGCTCCGAGACGGGCGTGTCTGGGACCAAAGACACGCAGGAAGTCCTCAACTACGAGCGGGCTATCGAGGACGGGATCGCGACGCTCGACAGTGGTGGCGAACTGTCCGTTTCGCTTCTTCACACGCTCCACGAAGCGCTTCTCACGAACGTGCCGGACGAGCGTGTCGAAACCGAGACGATCGGTGCGTACAAGACGGTCCCGAATCACCTCGGGGATTTCCTCCCGCCGGTACCGGGTGAGGTCGATGGGCTGATGGACGCGCTGATGACGTATTATCGGACTGGCGGCCGGTATCACGCGCTCGTAGATATCGCGCTGTTTCACTACCAGTTCGAGACGATCCATCCGTACGGTGACGGCAATGGGCGTCTCGGCCGTCTACTGCTCACGCTCCAATTGTACGACAACGACTTTCTGGAACGGCCCAATCTCTATCTCAGCGAGTACTTCAATCGGAACAAAGCCACGTACGTCGATCGCCTGGAAGCTGTTCGCGCTCGCGGTGACTGGAACGCGTGGGTGTCGTTCTTCCTTACCGGTGTCGCCCAGCAAGCCCGCGAATCGGTCGATCGGACGCTGGCGCTCGATTCGTTGCGACGTCGGTACGAGGAGGAGTACGGCGGTGTCCAGTATGCCAAAAACCGGCTCGCATGCACGCTCTTCGAGCAGCCCTATGTGACCACCAGATCAGTTGCAGACAGACTCGATGTCGAGCGTTCGACAGCCTACCGTGCGATCGACGCCCTGGTCGAGGCGGATGTTCTGGAAGAAGTCACGGGTAACGACCGGAACAAGGAGTATCGTGCGACGGAAATCTTCGAGATTCTGGAGCAGCCACCGCAGACCTACGGAACCTGGCCAAGAGCGTGA
- a CDS encoding zinc ribbon domain-containing protein — protein MGRQHSNRRPVIAVLLAAVLTGLGHLYLGRHKRAFGWVALSLSVVALSIPDPPPASVVALLPALFVFTLSVLDAFWIAVRDRGNNGLQRDSWSSHSPGECPVCGEDLDPELDFCPWCTSRLDRQTETAEE, from the coding sequence ATGGGACGTCAACACTCGAACCGGCGCCCAGTGATCGCTGTACTCCTGGCAGCAGTGCTGACTGGGTTGGGACATCTCTATTTGGGGCGGCACAAACGAGCATTCGGTTGGGTCGCTCTATCACTGTCGGTGGTAGCACTCTCGATACCTGACCCGCCACCGGCATCGGTGGTAGCGCTGCTGCCAGCACTGTTTGTGTTCACTCTGAGTGTCCTCGACGCCTTCTGGATCGCTGTACGAGATCGCGGCAACAACGGATTGCAGAGAGATTCGTGGTCGTCTCACTCTCCTGGAGAGTGTCCCGTCTGTGGGGAGGATCTCGATCCCGAACTGGACTTCTGTCCGTGGTGTACTAGCCGACTCGACCGGCAGACGGAGACGGCAGAGGAGTGA
- a CDS encoding DUF3592 domain-containing protein: protein MNGEISGIPVEISRVRAVLLLVGLAVTAYGGYDYVQQTSAIDDAEPVEATIEEMSISETDGRRSHYYSASVTFTYAYQGTTYTSDDLYPGTLDATFDTRSEAESALEPYEENATATAYVEPATPGEGFLKRQTTQGPLKMLAGGALLVLVLTLDAVGARKPGQGTELQPVDDREPRRYQTLFGIDRDTVNDTSKRLIKLAVIVVPLSLIGVAVLLFATETGAREEPTQVGLTDPIGFLLGTAFLAIVVLIASIFLYGIWSYTEYRRLRARIPEPRPPSPFTRPTRLVSILFTNDGLDPYGTRVKRTGFAFVVALFLCGVLFEILVL from the coding sequence ATGAACGGGGAAATCAGCGGGATCCCGGTCGAGATATCCCGAGTACGGGCTGTCTTGCTGCTGGTCGGGCTGGCAGTGACCGCCTATGGCGGGTACGACTACGTACAACAAACGTCTGCGATCGACGACGCCGAGCCCGTCGAGGCGACGATCGAGGAGATGTCTATCTCCGAGACGGACGGGCGCCGAAGCCACTACTACAGCGCATCGGTGACGTTCACCTACGCGTATCAGGGTACGACCTACACGAGCGACGACCTGTATCCGGGGACTCTCGACGCGACGTTCGATACGAGATCGGAAGCCGAATCTGCGCTCGAACCGTACGAGGAAAACGCCACGGCGACGGCGTACGTCGAGCCCGCCACTCCCGGGGAGGGATTCCTGAAACGCCAGACGACGCAGGGCCCGCTCAAGATGCTCGCGGGCGGCGCACTTCTAGTGCTGGTGCTCACGCTCGACGCGGTCGGCGCGCGAAAACCCGGACAGGGGACGGAACTGCAGCCGGTCGACGACCGCGAGCCGAGACGGTATCAGACGCTGTTCGGGATCGACCGTGACACGGTCAACGACACCAGCAAGCGACTGATCAAGCTGGCCGTTATTGTCGTTCCGCTCTCGCTAATCGGCGTCGCAGTGTTGCTGTTCGCCACGGAGACGGGCGCTCGCGAGGAGCCGACGCAGGTCGGGCTGACTGATCCGATCGGCTTCCTGCTCGGGACGGCGTTTCTCGCGATCGTCGTGTTGATCGCCTCGATCTTCCTCTATGGAATCTGGTCGTACACCGAGTATCGACGCCTCCGGGCACGAATCCCGGAACCGAGACCGCCGAGCCCGTTCACGCGGCCCACGCGCCTCGTCTCCATCCTGTTCACGAACGACGGTCTCGATCCCTACGGGACGCGCGTCAAGCGAACCGGCTTCGCGTTCGTGGTGGCGCTGTTCCTCTGTGGCGTGCTCTTCGAGATCCTCGTCCTGTGA